A region of the Synechococcus sp. PCC 7502 genome:
CAGTTTAAGTTTTTACCATCAAGATTGATCGCATTAAAATTTTGAAGATGTTTGGCATATTCCCGCACTAAATAGGAACCAGGAGACCATACGGGTAGGTGTAAATCTATAAACTCCTCTATCCATTCGGAAATAGTTAACTGCACATTGAATAAATGATTTTCTGGTTGCGGCATGGAAACCACATACTGCCAAGGCTGGGACATAATTTTAACTATTCTCAAGCATGAATTGAACCATCTGGCATTACTGCCCCAGATAAATCAGCGTTAGTTATATTTGCCCCCGTAAGATCAGCTGATGTTAAGTTTGCCCCTACTAGGCTTGCTCCTACCAAGTTAGCGTTACTGAGGTCGGCAGCATTTAACTTGGCATTACTCAAATCAGCATTAGTTAAATTAATACCCCTTAAAACTGCCTGACTCAGGTTTGCCCCCGTGAAGTTTGCCAAATTGCCATTAGCTCCAGTCAAAATAGAGCCTCTGAGATTAGCATCCCTCAGAGTTGCCCAGCGCAAATTTGCATTAGTTAAATCCGCATCACTAATATTCGCCGTATCGAGATTAGCCTCGGTAAAACTAGCATCAGATAGATCCGCCTCAGCAAGGGTGGCTTGAGTTAGAATTGCTAGGGATAAATTAGACTTATATAAAGACGCAGACCTAAGGTTAGCGGCGGTAAGATTGGCACCACTCAGATCAGAAGTACTAATGTAGGCATTCCCCAAATTTGATTCTTTCAGTACAGCTCCCCGTAAACTGATCCCACTTAAAATGCTACTACTCAGATTAGCAAGGGTGAAGTTGGTACCACTGGCTAAAGCTTCACTCAGATTGGCTCCATTTAACTGAGCAGAATTAAAATTGGCTCCAACTAAATTAGCTTTATGCAAAACAGCCCAATTCAGAATGGCACTGGCAAGATTAGCTTTACTTAAATCTATTTTTGCTAAAAATGCCCTAGTTAAATCAGCACCACTTAGATCAATTAAAGAAACCGTATGCAAGCTGCGCCAATTATTCCACTCAGTAGCGCCTCTAAGAATTATGCTAAGTTGTGATTTATCTGACACGGCTATTTGGGGTTGGAGAAGGTAGTAATTACTTTAGTTAGCATAATACCCCAAGCGTATAGGTTTAATTAATTACTAATTATGAATTTTACCATCGGGCATAATTGTGCCACTGAGGTTAGCTCCACTGGTATAGGCGGTTAAAAAAAGTGCAGATGTCAAGTTAGCTTCGGTTAAATTAGTTCGAGCCAGACTAGCAAAACTTAAATCCGCATTACTAAGGTTGGCATTACTAAGATTGGCATTATTAAAATTGGCTTTTGTTAAGTTGGTTCCACTTAGATCGGCTCCACTTAGATCGGCTCCACTTAGATCGGCTCCAACTAAGTTTCCACCCGACAGATTAGCTTTAACTAGTTTGGATTCAGTTAGGTTAGCATTACTAAAATTTACTTTGACTAAATCAGCATTAGTTAAATTAGCTTTAGTTAGATTTGCACCTTCAAGGTTGCTATTAGATAAAAATGCTTTGATTAAGGTTGTTTCACACAAATTAGCACTACTTATATCTGCCATACTTAAGTAGGCTTCATTTAAGTTTGCTTCACTGAGATTAGCACCGACTAAATTGGCTCCACTTAAAATGGTACTACCCATGTTTGCCCTTAACAAATTTGCTCTTGATAGGTTTGATTCACTAAGATTGGCACCGATTAAATTGGCAGTGGAGAGATCAGCCGCACTAAGGTTGGCGCAACTCAAATTAGCCATACTTAAAATCGCCATTTTCAGGTTTGCTTCTCCTAGAAAAGCTTTGTAAAGATTTACCCCACTGAGTCGGGCAGTACTGAGGTTAACATCAAAAAATTTTGCTTCGCTCATATCAATGTAGGTGAGGTGGCTATTTTCCTCACGCCAAGCATTCCATACGGTTGCTCCTTGTTGTAGTATCGCAAAGAGTCGTTTATTTGCCATTTGCAGTTCCCTAATTGTTAATTACATTGTATGTATTTAGAATCAGTCTAAGCATAGATGTCTAGTTACTTCTGGGTATCTCCATGCGGGCAAAGCCAATTAGCTGCAATTGTGAATCTGTAACTTCTAGTTTTAAGATGCGTGCATATATACCTGATGATTCCAATGCACTAAAATCTAGGAGTTTATTTATGCCCTGTGCCAAGGTATTGGTAATTTGCTCTGGAACTTTGATGCCTTGGAGGTTGATTGTGGGTGATAGTAGCTCGATACGGGTGCTATCCACCAGAGCAATCTTTGCCTCGATCGCAATTTCTAGTCCAGATTTTGGGTTGCTAACGGGCTGAAGGGTGGCATTAACGCGCAGACGGTTATCTTCTAAAAAGGTGACTTCGGGATTAACTAAATCAAATTCCTCAGCCCTGGTATTATTCCCTGTGGTGGGAGAAAGACTGAGTTTAATACCTTGAAAGGATTTGCTAATAGTGGGCGATCGCAGTGCCTGATTAATATCTGCGGCTTTTAAGATTACCCTTACGGCGGCTTGGGCGGGAGCAACTAGCTTTAACTGTCCAGACTGGAGGAAAGCAGGATCAATACTAATGGGGTCAGATTCTAGATCAACGGTATCAATGCGGAGAAATGAGGATAGATAAATACCTCGACCAGCAAGGCGCACTCGATCAATTCTGCCCTGAAGTAGTTGATAGTTGGGAGTATTATCTAGTCTGACTTCCAGTTGATCCGCTCGTACTAGTTGTCCCCGTAGCGCATCAGTAATCAGGCGATCGATCACAACTCCGGGCGCACCTGCTACTCCTAATAAACCCGTAAGAACTGCTGCAAAAATTTCCATGATAGTAGCAAGTAAAATCGCTGAACTTAAGATCGCTGAACTATAGTCTATCCTTTGATGGGGTTTTCTGTTAGATTTTTAGAGTCAGAATAATCCCACTCTAATATCACTCTACTTTGGTATCTGCCCCCCGTCTCAAGTTATTAGTCTTAGTTATTGCTAGTGGTTGCATTGCGATCGCCATCTGGGGTTTAGTAAGCGGCAGTCGTCAATGGGTTTTACCTGCCATTGGGGTAGCTAGCGTAATTGTATTACCGATTTTGATCCCTGCGATTGGTAAAGGCTTAGCTAACTCTCCTCTAGGTAAGCATTGGGATGTGAGTTTGGCGGCGGCGATCGCTTCGGCGGGACTAGTAATATTTGGCACCTTGACTAAGCTGGATGATGCCTTTTGGATTTGGTTTAATGGGTTGCGTTGGGATGCGCTCGGTGCCGTGGGGCAGATTTTAATTGCGATCTTGGCAGTGTGGGTGGCATGGCGGCAAAATGAGATTTCCGAAAAACTAACGGGACAACAAAACTCAATTACCCAGCAGCAAACCATAGATACTTATTTTCAGGGTATTTCGGACTTGATTTTAGATGCCCAAGGACAAATGGAAGACTGGCCCCTAGAACGGGCGATCGCCCAGGCAAGAACTTCAGCCTTGTTAGGTAGTTCCGACGCTGACGGGAGAGCTAAAATTATTCGATTTTTGTCCAGTGCAAATTTACTAGCTCCTTTGAAACGGGATGGTTTATTAGGGCGGGCGATTTTAGATGGCTCTGGGGGCTATGTGGTGGATTTAGAGCATGGGGTGCGGGTAATTAACTTGGGATTAATGTTGGCGGGCAAGGATATTAGCAATTCCGATCTACGCTATGTGGATTTGACGGGGGCAAATTTTATTAAAACTAACTTCAGTGGCTGTAATCTGACGGGGGCAAATCTGTTTGGGGCGATTTTATGTCGTGCCAATATGCGGAATACGGACTTAAGTAAAGTTAGTTTTTTCTGTGGTGATATTGCTACTGCTTCCCCCCGCGATCGCCAACATCTACCTAATTTTGTTACGGGTGAATATACTGGGGCTGTGGTCGAAGAAGCAGATTTTAGCTATGCTAAAGACCTATCTGATGAAAATCGCCAATATCTTTGTGCATGGGGTGGAAGTAAAACACGGCGGACAATTGCAGGAGGATGCCAAGGTGTACCAAATCGGTTGGGTAGGTAAGGGTTTAGTTATCGGTTTATGTTTAATGGGCATATCTTTGCCTGCGATCGCTGAAACTTCAGTAAGTCCATCTGGTTCTAGTATTACTAACGATGCTAACAATATAAAAAATAATGAAGACATACCCGAAGAGGTGTTACGCACAGAAATTTATACGGAAGCCCGATCGCCAGTAGATGGGAGTTTACTAAGTGCGGCTGAATATATTGAACTAGGTGAATCTTTAAAGCAATCGATTGAGAATATTCCACCCAGATTTTTGGTGTCTGACAAACTGCAATATTTAATTGATTTGTTAAAGCTGCGCAAGCTAATTCGGCAGGTTGTGCCTTTTTTCTAAAGGGAAAGCTACAGGAAGATTTTACTATGGTTTCAAGCCAAAATATACTTGGCAATGCGTTGGGCGGCTCCCGCTTCTCCCATGCGTTCTTTCCCATTAATTACAGCAATTTGAAAATAATCAGGGTTATTCAGCAGTAGGGCGATCGCTTCATTAACTTGGGTGGGATTTTCCACTAAGATTATCGACTGTCCTAATAATCTGGCTTGATCTCGGGCAAAACTGGGCGTAAATTGCGGACCTCTACCCATAATGGTAATTACAGGCTTACCTAATCCGACTAATTGTTCCGTGGCAGTACCAGCCATCGCCAAGCCCAAGTGCGCTAAATGCAAACAATCCCCATATCCTTGGGTGACTAAATGCAGTTTGGCAAGATTTTGGACATAGGTATGCAGATCGAGCTGTAGCCAGCCCTTTTGGATTAATAGTTCTCCTAATTTTTCTAGGGCTAAATCAGGGGCGATCGCCGCTAAAAAGTTAATTGGTTCAGTCAGTTTTCGCATAATCCCTTGAATTGCTACTAAAAGCGTAGCCCAGTTTTCATAAGCCTCTGGGGTGCGAGAACCGGGTAAAATTGCCATGACCCATTCTTCAGACTTAATCCCTAAATCTAAGCCCGAAGGCTCTAGTCCATCCATCATCGGATTACCCAAATACTGCACAGGTAACTTAAATGAATCTTGCAAAAACTCGGCGGTGAGTTGATCCCGTACAAATGCAGCTTTACAGTGACGATTGGAGATTAGTGATCGCTCCCACGGATAAAAAGTAGAACCACCCAAGGGTTTAGGAACATTTGCTAATTTGCCATGGCGATCGCGCCAGTAATATTCAGATTTTGCCGTGGCTATAAATACATAATTACAACCGCCCTGCCAAGTGGGTAACCATGCCAAAACTAAAGGTACAATATCTCCGACAGCAAGGATAAGTCTTTGGGGATTTTGACAAGACCATCGCCAAATTAGTTGTAACTGCCGCCAAGTTAGTCCAATTAATCCGCCCCGTATATCCTTTAAAAGCTCTTTACTATCCATACGGCTAAAGCCCCCCGTCGGTAATTTTTGCGTAATTGGTAATTTGGGGTTAACTTCTGTAGCGATCGCAATCTGAGCAGACCGATAGGCATGACCAACTCCAACTAGGGGCAGGGCGGTAATTGATAGTCGTTTAGGTTTGAGTGCTGATAATTCCGTACAAACACGAGCGGCAATTTGATCTTCCCCATGTCCATTGCTGACACATAAAATTTCAGTTATTTCCGACATTTATTTTAGGCTTTAAGATTTTAGGTTTTAATTTTTGATCTTGATTTTTGATCTTGATTTTTGATCTTGATTTTTAATACTGAATATTAATTCTGACAGTCTTTTGTCGGTTTCTGTACTATAGCAATCCTAAACGGATTGAGTAGGTGGGGGGTGAAACCATTTCACAAATCACTTGTGACCAGCGTGGTTCAAATCTAAAAACTCTCCTAAGCTAGAAACCTTGTGGGGGGGGTGAAACCATTTCACAAATCACTTGTGACTGCTATACAGTTGAGATTGAATGAATTGATATTTTGCAGGCTTTTTATACCTTAGAACGGACAAGCTACCATTAGAATACAAGCTAGGACTGTATATCACCTAAGCCCAAATATCCCAAATATAGGATTAAGTCAGGAATAAGCCCAAATATTGCCTCTGAAAAGTTCTAAGAGAATTATGAAATCGACAAATTTACTGTATATTCACCATGTCAATTTCTATGTTCAGGATGCAGCTTTTTGGCAGAAGTGGTTTGAATTTTGCTTAGACTTTCAAGCGATCGCCACCACAGATAGTAATCACACGCACACGATCATCCTCCAACAGGAAAAAGTCCAAATCCGAGTTTCTCAGGCATTAAATCGGCATAGTCCCGTAGCAAAATACCTAGAAAAGCATCCCCAAGGCATTGGTGAAATTGGCTTTGCGGTCAAAGAACCGGCACCTAATTTAATCCCACCGTGGGGAGATATCATACATACCTTTGTGCCATATTCAACTGTAATTGAGCAAAATCAAAAAATTTACCAAAATCAAGAGTCTAGTAATTTATTTACAGCGATCGATCATGTCGTGGTTAATGTTGCTGAAATATCCTCCACCGCAGCTTGGTACGAAAATATGGGTTTACACCAAGGCGATCGCTTTACAATTCAAACTCCATATTCTGCCCTGCGTAGTGTAGTTATGAAATCAGTAGATCATGATCCAACTCACCCGATTCAAGTTCCGCTTAATGAGCCATCCACACCCAATTCCCAAATTCAAGATTTTCTAAATTATAATAACGGCGCAGGAGTTCAACACTTAGCCCTACTGACCGATGACATTTCCGCCACTGTCGCTAAATTAAAGCAACGGGGCATTGATTTTTTAGAAACATCACCACCAATTTTAATCGAACGGCAAAATATCATTTCAGGACAGACCTTGATGCAAATTTTTACTAAGCCCATATTTAATGAACCAACTTTCTTTTTAGAAATTATCCAACGCCAAAATCTTGCCCACGGGTTTGGAGAACGAAATTTTCAAGCACTATTTGAAGCAGTAGAACGGCAACAACTTCTTAAAACTGCTTAAAGTCTATATTTGAGGTGATCTAAAGGTGAGTTGATCTAATATCTAATACAAAAGAATCAACCGCAGCAGGTAAGAGAGTAAAGCCGTAGTGCAAACTATTAAGAACTGCCCAGGTATTTTTTGGACTGAATACTGCATCAGGTTTTCAGCAAAAGGGAAAGGATCATCTGAAGTACCAGTTAATAGTCCCAGCAAGATCAGATAGATTGCGCCCACAAGGTGAATGACGATTAATCCTAACGTACAAATTAGCGTGAGTTGAGTGAGAGTAACTTTACCCTTGCC
Encoded here:
- a CDS encoding pentapeptide repeat-containing protein, with the translated sequence MSDKSQLSIILRGATEWNNWRSLHTVSLIDLSGADLTRAFLAKIDLSKANLASAILNWAVLHKANLVGANFNSAQLNGANLSEALASGTNFTLANLSSSILSGISLRGAVLKESNLGNAYISTSDLSGANLTAANLRSASLYKSNLSLAILTQATLAEADLSDASFTEANLDTANISDADLTNANLRWATLRDANLRGSILTGANGNLANFTGANLSQAVLRGINLTNADLSNAKLNAADLSNANLVGASLVGANLTSADLTGANITNADLSGAVMPDGSIHA
- a CDS encoding pentapeptide repeat-containing protein, which codes for MANKRLFAILQQGATVWNAWREENSHLTYIDMSEAKFFDVNLSTARLSGVNLYKAFLGEANLKMAILSMANLSCANLSAADLSTANLIGANLSESNLSRANLLRANMGSTILSGANLVGANLSEANLNEAYLSMADISSANLCETTLIKAFLSNSNLEGANLTKANLTNADLVKVNFSNANLTESKLVKANLSGGNLVGADLSGADLSGADLSGTNLTKANFNNANLSNANLSNADLSFASLARTNLTEANLTSALFLTAYTSGANLSGTIMPDGKIHN
- a CDS encoding DUF2993 domain-containing protein, with product MEIFAAVLTGLLGVAGAPGVVIDRLITDALRGQLVRADQLEVRLDNTPNYQLLQGRIDRVRLAGRGIYLSSFLRIDTVDLESDPISIDPAFLQSGQLKLVAPAQAAVRVILKAADINQALRSPTISKSFQGIKLSLSPTTGNNTRAEEFDLVNPEVTFLEDNRLRVNATLQPVSNPKSGLEIAIEAKIALVDSTRIELLSPTINLQGIKVPEQITNTLAQGINKLLDFSALESSGIYARILKLEVTDSQLQLIGFARMEIPRSN
- a CDS encoding pentapeptide repeat-containing protein, translated to MVSAPRLKLLVLVIASGCIAIAIWGLVSGSRQWVLPAIGVASVIVLPILIPAIGKGLANSPLGKHWDVSLAAAIASAGLVIFGTLTKLDDAFWIWFNGLRWDALGAVGQILIAILAVWVAWRQNEISEKLTGQQNSITQQQTIDTYFQGISDLILDAQGQMEDWPLERAIAQARTSALLGSSDADGRAKIIRFLSSANLLAPLKRDGLLGRAILDGSGGYVVDLEHGVRVINLGLMLAGKDISNSDLRYVDLTGANFIKTNFSGCNLTGANLFGAILCRANMRNTDLSKVSFFCGDIATASPRDRQHLPNFVTGEYTGAVVEEADFSYAKDLSDENRQYLCAWGGSKTRRTIAGGCQGVPNRLGR
- a CDS encoding lipid-A-disaccharide synthase-related protein: MSEITEILCVSNGHGEDQIAARVCTELSALKPKRLSITALPLVGVGHAYRSAQIAIATEVNPKLPITQKLPTGGFSRMDSKELLKDIRGGLIGLTWRQLQLIWRWSCQNPQRLILAVGDIVPLVLAWLPTWQGGCNYVFIATAKSEYYWRDRHGKLANVPKPLGGSTFYPWERSLISNRHCKAAFVRDQLTAEFLQDSFKLPVQYLGNPMMDGLEPSGLDLGIKSEEWVMAILPGSRTPEAYENWATLLVAIQGIMRKLTEPINFLAAIAPDLALEKLGELLIQKGWLQLDLHTYVQNLAKLHLVTQGYGDCLHLAHLGLAMAGTATEQLVGLGKPVITIMGRGPQFTPSFARDQARLLGQSIILVENPTQVNEAIALLLNNPDYFQIAVINGKERMGEAGAAQRIAKYILA
- a CDS encoding 4-hydroxyphenylpyruvate dioxygenase family protein; the protein is MKSTNLLYIHHVNFYVQDAAFWQKWFEFCLDFQAIATTDSNHTHTIILQQEKVQIRVSQALNRHSPVAKYLEKHPQGIGEIGFAVKEPAPNLIPPWGDIIHTFVPYSTVIEQNQKIYQNQESSNLFTAIDHVVVNVAEISSTAAWYENMGLHQGDRFTIQTPYSALRSVVMKSVDHDPTHPIQVPLNEPSTPNSQIQDFLNYNNGAGVQHLALLTDDISATVAKLKQRGIDFLETSPPILIERQNIISGQTLMQIFTKPIFNEPTFFLEIIQRQNLAHGFGERNFQALFEAVERQQLLKTA